One genomic segment of Coffea arabica cultivar ET-39 chromosome 6e, Coffea Arabica ET-39 HiFi, whole genome shotgun sequence includes these proteins:
- the LOC113696279 gene encoding serine/threonine-protein kinase-like protein CCR1 yields the protein MGPISASFGDSGVFCAIDASGKQEVICWGNKSYSSSSANPPPIYPDEVPAMAALTGGRGFLCGILANSSQAYCWDSTGLISDLVPASFKPNAYFHIAAGQNHVCAIRGTYYSEGDWGTVDCWDIVPQSKNGLTSRPSTLFYDQHVSTLAFKKIVSGDGFSCGVVRDGGLVCWGPYSKTLEVSSEPGDLFSMTSGIDSICGISRVSGGIKCWGNNDSFGILPDGIRFVSVAAGAKHFCGIREDDHGVECWGNFNTSLVPKSSGFLALASTDFVTCGIREADLVLDCWFANGPPPLDYDPPLQLCSPGLCNPATCGEGKFAFNASILNEPDLTNLCVRKDLKICSPCALNCSAGFFTSSACTENADRVCTACSLCQNSSCWDICGLQSSPEMKQKHQHQLRELLLIIGSSASGFMLILLGWYLLPRIASAKRGGGGGKRIHFASCIGKPEQEIEINGDPNPPSCVVQCPGIAQVFRLSELKDATNGFKEFNELGRGNNGFVYKAVLPDGRQVAVKRANAATIIHTNSRDFELELEVLCRVRHVNIVNLLGCCTEMGERILVYEFMPHGTLHDHLHGGLSPLNWAMRLKIAMQAAKGLEYLHNEVVPPIAHRDLKSSKILLDADWGARITDFALLTPNDGDISQDMKVDVLNFGIVLLEILSGRKAYDADCQPPSLVDSALPLIRQGKAAAIIDRCIGLPRNVEPLLKLADIAELALREDPCKRPSMSDLVLLLEHLVKEGLLL from the coding sequence ATGGGCCCAATTTCAGCTTCCTTCGGTGACAGCGGCGTCTTCTGTGCCATTGACGCCAGTGGCAAGCAAGAAGTCATTTGCTGGGGCAACAAATCCTACTCTTCCTCGTCTGCAAATCCACCGCCCATTTATCCTGATGAAGTCCCAGCAATGGCTGCTCTCACCGGTGGCCGTGGATTTCTTTGCGGCATTTTAGCAAATAGCTCCCAGGCATACTGTTGGGACTCCACTGGCCTAATTTCTGATCTTGTTCCTGCGAGTTTCAAGCCCAATGCTTATTTTCACATTGCGGCTGGTCAGAACCATGTTTGCGCTATACGAGGGACTTACTACTCCGAAGGCGACTGGGGTACTGTTGATTGCTGGGACATTGTTCCACAATCGAAAAATGGCCTGACCTCAAGGCCAAGTACCCTCTTTTATGACCAACATGTGAGTACACTTGCTTTCAAGAAAATTGTTTCTGGCGATGGGTTTAGTTGTGGAGTTGTTAGAGATGGTGGCCTTGTTTGCTGGGGTCCATATTCTAAGACTTTGGAAGTTTCCAGCGAACCGGGAGATCTATTTAGCATGACTTCAGGGATAGATTCCATTTGCGGCATCTCTCGAGTTTCTGGTGGAATCAAGTGTTGGGGTAATAATGATTCTTTTGGCATTCTACCAGATGGGATTCGCTTCGTTTCGGTGGCAGCTGGAGCAAAACATTTTTGTGGGATTCGAGAAGATGATCACGGAGTTGAATGCTGGGGGAACTTTAATACCTCTTTGGTTCCTAAGAGTTCTGGTTTTCTTGCCCTTGCTTCCACAGATTTTGTTACCTGTGGCATCAGGGAGGCTGATCTAGTACTTGATTGTTGGTTCGCAAATGGTCCTCCACCTTTAGATTATGATCCTCCATTGCAGTTATGCAGTCCCGGATTATGCAACCCTGCTACTTGTGGTGAAGGAAAATTTGCCTTCAACGCCAGCATTCTCAATGAGCCAGATCTGACCAACTTGTGTGTTCGGAAAGATCTTAAGATTTGTTCTCCTTGTGCGCTGAATTGTTCCGCAGGATTTTTTACTTCGAGTGCTTGTACTGAGAATGCTGACAGGGTTTGCACGGCTTGCTCCCTCTGCCAGAACAGCTCTTGCTGGGATATTTGTGGGCTCCAATCTTCGCCGGAGATGAAGCAGAAGCACCAGCATCAATTGCGTGAATTGCTGCTTATAATTGGGTCTTCTGCTTCAGGGTTCATGTTGATTTTACTTGGCTGGTACCTCTTACCCCGCATCGCATCCGCaaaaagaggaggaggaggaggaaaaagGATACATTTTGCTTCCTGCATTGGCAAACCTGAGCAGGAGATTGAAATCAACGGTGATCCAAATCCTCCTTCGTGTGTGGTCCAGTGTCCTGGGATTGCCCAAGTGTTCCGGCTTTCAGAACTGAAGGATGCCACCAATGGTTTCAAGGAGTTCAATGAGCTTGGTAGGGGAAACAATGGTTTTGTTTACAAAGCTGTTCTCCCTGATGGGAGGCAAGTAGCAGTAAAGAGGGCAAATGCTGCCACGATAATCCACACGAATAGCCGGGACTTTGAATTAGAGTTGGAGGTCCTTTGTAGGGTTCGCCACGTTAATATTGTGAACCTGTTGGGTTGCTGTACAGAGATGGGAGAAAGGATTCTGGTTTATGAGTTTATGCCTCATGGGACCCTTCATGACCACCTTCACGGGGGCCTTTCTCCTTTAAATTGGGCCATGAGATTGAAAATTGCAATGCAGGCTGCAAAGGGACTTGAATACCTGCACAATGAAGTTGTTCCGCCTATCGCACATCGTGATCTAAAGAGCTCAAAAATCCTTCTTGATGCTGATTGGGGAGCAAGAATCACTGATTTTGCACTTCTTACTCCAAATGATGGTGATATCAGTCAAGACATGAAAGTTGATGTTCTCAATTTTGGGATTGTGCTGTTAGAGATTCTCAGTGGGAGAAAAGCTTATGACGCCGATTGCCAGCCGCCGAGTCTAGTTGATTCCGCTTTGCCTCTAATTAGACAGGGCAAAGCTGCTGCCATCATTGACCGGTGCATAGGTTTACCAAGAAACGTTGAACCCCTACTTAAACTTGCAGATATAGCAGAGCTTGCTTTGAGGGAAGATCCGTGCAAACGGCCCAGCATGTCGGATTTGGTACTTTTGTTGGAGCATCTAGTGAAGGAGGGATTGTTATTGTAG